A window of the Lolium perenne isolate Kyuss_39 chromosome 7, Kyuss_2.0, whole genome shotgun sequence genome harbors these coding sequences:
- the LOC127311934 gene encoding uncharacterized protein, with product MATPVVAKVFLLSLLWLAAAEGTDRDALLAFKAAVTSDPTGALRSWTNDTAGTAASVCRWAGVNCSSAGRVRSLDVSSRGIEGTLSPAVGDLEYLDFLNLTDNALSGPIPARLGKLKLLSFLSLCDNAFSGEIPDALRGLDNLTVAYLNNNRLTGGVPSWLGAMPALVYLTLNQNELTGTIPSELANLTTIQMLRLDENFLEGAIPDVLTRLPQLQQFNVYGNRLSGEIPRGFFNMSSLRGFSLAKNAFHGELPRDAGAHSPNLMYLYLGGNQLSGPIPASLANATQLQFLSLANNNFSGQVPQEIGRLCLYSLQLSGNKLTASDAAGWEFLDNLTNCNALYEIILDDNNLSGALPSSIARLSPQFRTLSLAGNRISGVIPPGIDNVVGLQTLDIQYNLLTGVIPDGIGKLKGLQELELQGNKLTGPVPYSMGNLTSLLRLDLSGNSLNGSIPPSLGNLQRLTLLNLSGNGLAGHVPTQLFSGLSALSSAIDLSGNQLDGVLPREVGQLVKLARMALSGNRFFGDVPAELGSCQSLEFLELDGNLFTGSIPPSFSRLKGLRSLNLSSNRLTGTIPPELGQMSGLQELDLSRNDLSGAVPAGLENMTSLIELDVSDNNLDGQVPLHGVFTNKTRFNMAGNSALCGGAPQLRLPPCRSPADSGSNRGTKLLLKIALPIIAAALGLAILLTVLWRRQKGTKSSTETTSACIRSVVDGNFYPRVSYAELAKATDGFAEANLVGAGKFGSVYRGTLFLNKAKKKPAAAHEAVAVAVKVFDLRQVGASKTFLSECEMLRSARHRNLISIVTCCSSVDVAGGEFRALVFDFMPNSSLDRWLHPGPADLRKRGGLSLAQRLGIAVDIADGLSYLHDSCDPPIVHCDLKPGNVLLDDDMTARIGDFGLAKLLLLDAAAGNTESTIGIRGTIGYVAPEYGTTGNVSAAGDAYSFGITLLEILVGKAPTDGGLGEGRTLPEFVTAAFPERIEQVLDPALLPIEEPDDVAISISTVSTVSSLSEDSEVRVTARDCMVSAVRVGLNCCRRAPYERMSMKEAAAEMHLIRDAYLRACGAKPSVLEA from the exons ATGGCTACGCCAGTGGTCGCGAAAGTGTTCTTGCTCTCGCTGTTGTGGCTAGCGGCGGCGGAGGGCACGGACCGGGACGCGCTGCTGGCGTTCAAGGCCGCCGTGACGTCGGACCCGACGGGCGCGCTGCGGTCGTGGACGAACGACACGGCGGGCACAGCGGCGAGCGTGTGCCGGTGGGCCGGCGTGAACTGCAGCTCCGCTGGCCGTGTCAGGTCCCTCGACGTCTCATCCCGCGGCATCGAGGGGACGCTCTCCCCGGCCGTCGGCGACCTTGAGTACCTCGACTTCCTCAACCTCACCGACAACGCCCTCTCCGGCCCCATCCCCGCCAGGCTCGGGAAACTCAAGCTACTATCGTTCCTCAGCCTCTGTGACAACGCTTTCTCCGGCGAGATCCCCGACGCGCTCCGCGGCCTCGACAACCTCACCGTCGCCTACCTCAACAACAACCGCCTCACCGGCGGCGTGCCCTCGTGGCTGGGCGCCATGCCGGCGCTCGTCTATCTGACGCTCAACCAGAATGAGCTCACAGGCACCATACCGTCGGAGCTTGCCAACCTCACCACGATCCAGATGCTCCGGCTCGACGAGAACTTCCTCGAAGGGGCCATCCCCGACGTCCTAACCCGCCTCCCACAGCTCCAGCAATTTAACGTCTACGGAAACCGTCTCAGCGGCGAGATCCCGCGGGGGTTCTTCAACATGTCGTCGCTGCGGGGCTTCTCTCTCGCCAAGAACGCGTTCCACGGCGAGCTCCCGCGCGACGCCGGCGCGCACTCGCCGAACCTCATGTACCTCTACCTCGGCGGCAACCAACTCTCGGGGCCCATCCCGGCTTCGCTCGCCAACGCCACCCAGCTGCAGTTCCTCAGCCTCGCCAACAACAACTTCTCCGGCCAGGTGCCGCAGGAGATCGGCAGGCTCTGCCTCTACTCGCTGCAGCTGTCCGGCAACAAGCTCACGGCGAGCGACGCAGCCGGCTGGGAGTTCCTGGACAACCTCACAAACTGCAACGCCCTATACGAGATAATCCTTGACGACAACAATCTCTCCGGCGCCCTGCCAAGCTCCATCGCGCGCCTCTCGCCGCAGTTCCGGACGCTAAGTCTCGCGGGCAATCGCATCTCCGGCGTGATACCGCCGGGCATCGACAACGTCGTCGGGCTTCAGACACTCGACATTCAGTATAACCTCCTCACCGGCGTGATCCCGGACGGGATCGGGAAGCTCAAGGGCCTCCAAGAGTTGGAGTTGCAGGGGAACAAGCTCACCGGGCCTGTGCCGTACAGCATGGGCAACCTCACCAGCCTCCTTAGACTCGACCTCAGCGGCAACTCGTTGAACGGATCGATTCCTCCCAGCCTCGGCAACCTGCAGCGACTGACGCTGCTCAACCTCTCCGGCAACGGGCTCGCTGGTCACGTTCCCACACAACTGTTCAGCGGCCTCTCGGCACTTTCTTCGGCAATTGACCTGTCCGGTAACCAGCTGGACGGTGTTCTGCCGCGAGAGGTAGGCCAGCTCGTGAAGCTTGCGCGCATGGCGCTCTCCGGGAACCGCTTCTTTGGCGACGTACCAGCAGAGCTCGGGAGCTGCCAGAGCTTGGAGTTCCTCGAGTTGGACGGCAACCTCTTCACCGGAAGTATCCCGCCGTCTTTTAGCAGGTTGAAGGGGCTCAGGAGTCTCAACCTGTCGAGCAACAGGTTGACCGGTACCATCCCGCCGGAGCTCGGCCAGATGTCGGGGCTGCAGGAGCTGGACCTCTCGCGGAACGACTTGTCCGGCGCCGTACCGGCGGGCTTGGAGAACATGACCTCCCTGATCGAGCTCGATGTGTCCGACAACAACCTCGACGGGCAGGTACCGCTGCACGGCGTGTTCACGAACAAAACAAGGTTCAACATGGCCGGCAACAGCGCACTCTGCGGCGGCGCTCCGCAGCTCAGGCTTCCGCCGTGCCGGTCACCAGCGGATTCCGGTTCCAACCGCGGCACCAAACTGTTACTCAAGATCGCGCTACCCATCATCGCTGCCGCTCTAGGTTTGGCGATACTGCTCACCGTCCTATGGCGGCGGCAAAAGGGAACAAAGTCCAGTACAGAGACCACATCGGCATGCATCCGCAGCGTGGTCGACGGCAACTTCTACCCGAGGGTCTCCTACGCCGAGCTGGCCAAAGCCACCGACGGCTTCGCGGAGGCCAACCTCGTCGGCGCCGGGAAGTTCGGCTCCGTGTACCGCGGCACGCTCTTCCTCAACAAGGCGAAAAAGAAGCCGGCGGCGGCACACGAGgccgtggcggtggcggtgaaggTGTTCGACCTCCGGCAGGTGGGCGCATCCAAGACGTTCCTTTCGGAGTGCGAGATGCTGCGGAGTGCGCGGCACCGGAACCTGATCAGCATCGTCACCTGCTGCTCCAGCGTAGATGTGGCCGGCGGCGAGTTCAGGGCCCTCGTCTTCGACTTCATGCCCAACTCCAGCCTCGACCGGTGGCTGCACCCGGGGCCTGCGGACCTGCGCAAGCGTGGCGGCCTGAGCTTGGCCCAGAGGCTCGGCATCGCCGTGGACATCGCCGATGGGCTGAGCTACCTCCACGACAGCTGCGACCCGCCGATCGTGCACTGCGACCTCAAGCCTGGCAACGTCCTCCTCGACGACGACATGACGGCCCGCATCGGCGACTTCGGCCTCGCGAAGCTGCTGCTCCTCGACGCCGCTGCCGGAAACACGGAGAGCACTATCGGCATCAGGGGCACCATCGGCTACGTCGCACCAG AGTATGGCACGACAGGGAACGTGTCCGCCGCCGGCGACGCGTACAGCTTTGGGATCACTCTCCTCGAGATCCTCGTTGGCAAGGCGCCGACAGACGGCGGGCTCGGAGAAGGCCGGACGCTGCCGGAGTTCGTCACGGCGGCGTTCCCGGAGAGAATCGAGCAGGTCCTTGACCCGGCGCTGCTGCCGATCGAGGAGCCTGACGACGTTGCAATTTCAATCTCGACCGTGTCGACTGTGTCGTCGTTGTCCGAGGACAGCGAGGTGCGTGTCACGGCGCGGGACTGCATGGTCTCCGCCGTCAGGGTTGGGCTCAACTGCTGCCGGCGAGCGCCGTACGAGCGGATGAGCATGAAGGAGGCCGCTGCCGAGATGCACCTCATCAGAGACGCCTACCTTCGTGCTTGCGGTGCAAAACCTTCGGTGTTGGAAGCATAA